From the Bos indicus x Bos taurus breed Angus x Brahman F1 hybrid unplaced genomic scaffold, Bos_hybrid_MaternalHap_v2.0 tig00000169_arrow_arrow_obj, whole genome shotgun sequence genome, one window contains:
- the LOC113888607 gene encoding interferon alpha-A, whose product MAPAWSFLLSLLLLSCNAICSLGCHLPHTHSLANRRVLMLLQQLRRVSPSSCLQDRNDFEFLQEALGGSQLQKAQAISVLHEVTQHTFQLFSTEGSPATWDKSLLDKLRAALDQQLTDLQACLTQEEGLRGAPLLKEDSSLAVRKYFHRLTLYLQEKRHSPCAWEVVRAEVMRAFSSSTNLQESFRRKD is encoded by the coding sequence ATGGCCCCAGCCTGGTCCTTCCTGCTATCCCTGTTGCTGCTCAGCTGCAACGCCATCTGCTCTCTGGGTTGCCACCTGCCTCACACCCACAGCCTGGCCAACAGGAGGGTCCTGATGCTCCTGCAACAACTGAGAAgggtctccccttcctcctgcctgcagGACAGAAATGACTTCGAATTCCTCCAGGAGGCTCTGGGTGGCAGCCAGTTGCAGAAGGCTCAAGCCATCTCTGTGCTCCACGAGGTGACCCAGCACACCTTCCAGCTCTTCAGCACAGAGGGCTCGCCCGCCACGTGGGACAAGAGCCTCCTGGACAAGCTACGCGCTGCGCTGGATCAGCAGCTCACTGACCTGCAAGCCTGTCTGACGCAGGAGGAGGGGCTGCGAGGGGCTCCCCTGCTCAAGGAGGACTCCAGCCTGGCTGTGAGGAAATACTTCCACAGACTCACTCTCTATCTGCAAGAGAAGAGACACAGCCCTTGTGCCTGGGAGGTTGTCAGAGCAGAAGTCATGAGAGCCTTCTCTTCCTCAACAAACTTGCAGGAGAGTTTCAGGAGAAAGGACTGA
- the LOC113888605 gene encoding interferon omega-1-like, producing MAFVLSLLMALVLVSYGPGGSLGCDLSQNHVLVGRKNLRLLGQMRRLSPRFCLQERKDFAFPQEMVEGGQLQEAQAFSVLHEMLQQTFNLFNTERSSAAWDTTLLEQLRTGLHQQLNELDACLGQVMGEEDSALGRMGPILAMKRYFQGIHVYLQEKEYSDCAWEIVRLEIMRSLSSSTSLQERLRMMDGDLNSP from the coding sequence ATGGCCTTCGTGCTCTCTCTACTGATGGCCCTGGTGCTGGTCAGCTATGGCCCGGGAGGATCGCTGGGCTGTGACCTGTCTCAGAACCACGTGCTGGTTGGCAGGAAGAACCTCAGGCTCCTGGGCCAAATGAGGAGACTCTCCCCTCGCTTCTGTCTACAGGAAAGAAAAGACTTTGCTTtcccccaggagatggtggagggtgGCCAGCTCCAGGAGGCCCAGGCCTTCTCTGTGCTCCATGAGATGCTCCAGCAGACCTTCAACCTTTTCAACACAGAGCGCTCCTCTGCTGCCTGGGATACCACCCTCCTGGAGCAGCTCCGCACTGGACTCCATCAGCAGCTGAACGAACTGGATGCCTGCCTGGGGCAGGTGATGGGAGAGGAAGACTCTGCCCTGGGAAGGATGGGCCCCATACTGGCCATGAAGAGGTACTTCCAGGGCATCCATGTCTACTTGCAAGAGAAGGAATACAGCGACTGCGCCTGGGAAATCGTCAGACTAGAAATCATGAGATCCTTGTCTTCATCAACCAGCTTGCAAGAAAGGTTAAGAATGATGGATGGAGACCTGAACTCACCTTGA